A window of Cellulosimicrobium protaetiae genomic DNA:
TCGCGACACGGTCGTCGCTCACGGGCAGCACGCGCGCCTGCACGCCGAGCGCGGACGTGAGCTGCGCGGTCACGTCGGTCAGCGACGCTCCGGCGCGCAGCCGGGCCGTCCGCACGACGTGCGTCGCCAGGTCCTTGTCCCCGAGCGTGAACCACGTGTCCTCGCCGAGCCGGCCCATCGCCCCCAGCGCCGCGTACGTCTCGCCGACCACGCCCCAGCCGCGCTCCTCGTCCGCGAGCCCGGCGAGGGTGTACGTCACGGTGTCGAGGTCGGGCGAGATCCACAGCCCGTGCAGCTCGACGTCGTCCGCGACGTTCACGACGACCGTGAGGTCGGCCCCGGCGAGGTCCAGGCCGTGCGCGAGGCGTGCCCCGCCGACCCCGCCCGCGAGCACGGTCACGCGGTCGGTGCGGTGTTCTGCTGTCACGACGACGAGCCTACGTCGGGGCCGTGCCACGATGGCCCCATGGCCGTCTTCGCCTTCTCCGTCGCCCCGCTCGGTGCCGGCGAGTCCGTCGCGGACTCCGTCGCCGAGGCAGTCCGCATCGTCCGCGAGTCGGGCCTGCCCAACCGCACCACCGCGATGTTCACCGAGATCGAGGGCGACTGGGACGCCGTCATGCCCGTGATCCAGCGCGCCACCGAGGCCGTCGGAGCGGGCGGGCACCGCGTCTCTCTCGTCATCAAGGCCGACATCCGGCCCGGCCGGTCCGGCGAGCTCACGGGCAAGATCGAGCGCGTCGAGGAGCGTCTCGCGGCCGAGTCCGAGGAGACCGGGCACGCCTGACCTGCGGCGCCGCGCGAAACCGCCGCACGTCCCCGGGCGGCCCGCGGGCGTGCCCCCGCGGAGGACGGTTCGACCGGTTCGAGGGACTTGACCGGCGACGTAGGCTATGGCGCAAACGCCCCCGCCCAGGTCGCGTCCCGCTGCAGCAGGAGATCCACCGATGCCCCTCTTCGAGGTGGACGCCGAGCGTCCCGTACTGGTCCAGCCGCCCCAGCCGGCAGGAGCCTTCGGGACGGACGCGCAGCGCGTCGTGGACGGCAACATCGAGGGGCTGCTGGGCGAGCAGATCTTCCCCGTCGCGCAGGGCACGTCCGCCGACGAGCCCCACCTCCTCGCGCTCGACGCGGCCGGTCTCCCCGTCGTCATCGAGGTGACCGCCGAGCTCACCGAGGACGCGCTGACCACGGCGCTCAACCACGCCGGCCGCGCCGGGCGCCTCACGCGCGCCGAGCTCGCGGCCCGGTACACCGGCGGCGCGTCGAGGTTCCAGCAGGACGTCGCCGCGTTCTACGACAACGTCCCCCTCACGCGCTCGCAGGCGACCGCCCGCGCGACCGGCGCACGCCTCATCGTCATCTGCTCCAGCGCGGCCCCCGGCATCCAGGACGCGCTCGACTTCCTCCGCCAGCCCGGCTCCCCGGTCGCCGTCCTGCGCCTCGGCGTCGTGCAGGGCGCCGACGGCCGGCGCTTCGTCGACGTGTCACCTCTCGCGATGACACGCGACAACCCCGCACCACCCGCCGCGCCCGAGCCTCGCCGGGGCCGCGCCGTCGCCCCGGGTTCCGACTTCGCGGACGGCGTCGCCGTGGGCCGAGCCCTGACCGGCAAGTTTCCCGTGGTGACACGGCAGGCCGCGCAGTCCCGGGCCGAGCGCCGTCGCGCCGCCGAGCTCGAGCCGCGCGCCGGCTCCGCGATCGCGCCGACCCCGGCGGACGAGACCGGCCCCCTCGCCGTGCTGGCCCCGATCGCCGCGCCGTCGCCGCGCGCCGAGCCTCCCGTCCTGGACTTCGTGCCCCTCGACGACCCGCTCACCGCCCGGACCGTGCCCGAGCCCGCGTCCGCAGGCTGGGCCGACCGCCGCCCCGTCGAGGCCGGCGACGACGCACCGACGCCCCGCACGTCGATCCTCACGCGCGAGTCGATCCGCACCCGGGAGTCGATCCGGACCCGCGAGTCCTACCTCACCCACGAGTACGGCGAGCAGCGCAACCCGTCCCACGAGCGCGCCTACGACCCGCTGTCGTACCACCCGCCGGTCGACCTCGACCCGGTGCCGGCCTCGACCTCCGTGAGCCGCGACGTCGTCCCCGTGCCACCCCCGCCGCCCGTGGACGTGCCGCTCGGGCCCGAGGACGACCCGGACCTCGTCGCGCTCGCGCGCGCGTTCGGCGCGCCTCGCGAGCTCGTGTGGTCCCGCCCGCGCCGCGGCCAGCGCTTCGAGGCGATCCTTCAGCCCGACGGCTTCATCGAGCTGGCCGACGGCGCCCGGTTCCGCCACCCGGACCTCGCCGCCGTCGCGGTGTCGGGCACGCACACCGCCGACGGCTGGAGCGTCTGGCGCCTCGGCGCCGACGACGGCCCCACCCTCACCGACGCCTTCCGCGAGCACCACGCCTGAGCCGCTTGTGGTCCGGTCCACGGCGCGCGTGGTCGGGTGCGCTCGTCGGTTCTGGTCTGCTGCCCGCGTGGTCGGGCCCGCGGTGAGGTCGGACCGT
This region includes:
- a CDS encoding MTH1187 family thiamine-binding protein, with the translated sequence MAVFAFSVAPLGAGESVADSVAEAVRIVRESGLPNRTTAMFTEIEGDWDAVMPVIQRATEAVGAGGHRVSLVIKADIRPGRSGELTGKIERVEERLAAESEETGHA